A single window of Bradyrhizobium daqingense DNA harbors:
- a CDS encoding ABC transporter substrate-binding protein yields MSSVIAVGTLSSVDGPVSAQSSRELRVAFSGGNFGKAIAEAYVKPFQTETGVKVIQITQDIDAAQIATMVHASNITVDVLLMNQVSAFTLAAKGNLEKIDYSIYRQVELEATQHYCKQPFGFGSFVYSMNMIYNTGKFPGDKPRPSTWAEFWDVKKFPGARTLRTGQYGALGPFEEALLADGVPVDALYPMDIDRVFASLDKIKPHIRKWWSTGSEILQMMRDNVADVAQGYDGRAQALIDEGAPIEISRSQAKLAWDNWIIPKGSPNVQSAQKFIELTSRADRQAAFAQLFTLAPSNHSAYKQLPENVARKLATYPEYMASSFAINPKWYLESGPDGLSNMERLIQRWNEWSLR; encoded by the coding sequence ATGTCGTCCGTTATCGCGGTCGGCACGCTGTCTTCTGTCGATGGCCCGGTATCGGCGCAATCCTCACGCGAGTTGCGCGTGGCATTTAGCGGGGGCAATTTTGGCAAGGCCATCGCCGAAGCTTATGTGAAGCCTTTCCAGACCGAGACCGGAGTTAAGGTAATTCAGATTACGCAGGATATAGACGCGGCCCAGATCGCGACGATGGTGCATGCGAGCAACATCACGGTCGACGTACTTCTTATGAATCAAGTCTCGGCGTTTACCTTGGCCGCGAAAGGAAATCTTGAAAAAATCGACTACTCGATCTACAGGCAGGTGGAATTAGAGGCGACGCAACATTACTGCAAACAGCCCTTTGGTTTCGGTAGTTTCGTATATTCCATGAACATGATTTACAATACGGGGAAGTTCCCGGGTGACAAGCCGCGGCCCTCCACGTGGGCCGAATTCTGGGATGTTAAGAAGTTTCCTGGAGCACGTACCCTCAGGACCGGGCAGTACGGCGCACTGGGTCCCTTCGAGGAAGCTCTGCTGGCGGACGGCGTTCCTGTGGATGCGCTCTACCCAATGGATATCGACCGTGTTTTCGCGAGCCTCGATAAAATCAAGCCGCACATCCGCAAGTGGTGGTCGACCGGATCCGAGATCCTGCAAATGATGCGTGATAACGTGGCTGACGTCGCGCAAGGCTATGACGGGCGGGCGCAAGCATTGATCGATGAAGGCGCGCCGATCGAAATCAGTAGGAGTCAGGCCAAGCTGGCTTGGGATAACTGGATCATTCCGAAAGGCAGTCCGAACGTCCAGAGCGCGCAGAAGTTCATTGAGCTCACGTCTCGCGCCGACCGCCAGGCAGCGTTCGCGCAATTGTTCACCCTCGCTCCGAGCAATCACAGTGCCTACAAGCAGCTACCCGAAAATGTAGCCCGCAAACTTGCGACCTACCCCGAGTACATGGCGAGCAGCTTCGCCATAAATCCGAAGTGGTACTTGGAGTCCGGACCGGACGGCTTGTCGAACATGGAGCGGCTAATCCAGCGCTGGAATGAATGGAGTCTGCGTTAG
- a CDS encoding serine hydrolase domain-containing protein, which yields MAERVSGVIVLKNRQVLLERYGLGRTAKDRWTSYSVGKSVTSILIGAAIQDGYINGMDAPLIDYIHELKGSAYDGVTVRQLLTMTSGVKWSEDYTDPNSDDALLMTAPFIDGVNPGVAYMRRLPRIHRPGAKFDYKTGDSHLAGVLVSKAAGKSMSEYLSDKLWRPFGMEQDAFWVVDPAGQEYGGGGFITTLRDYARIGQFMLDGGRAGAIQVLSPGWLAEATRAHLTFSPTSTGATGYGYHWWIYKDAYAALGHAGQAIFVYPKDKIVIAINSAWPEPNLPEYGQAQAAFVEALHAAAVAQPEGPARNAW from the coding sequence ATGGCGGAGCGCGTCTCTGGCGTCATTGTGCTGAAGAACCGACAGGTGCTTCTCGAGCGCTATGGTCTCGGGCGTACAGCGAAGGACCGTTGGACCTCCTACTCCGTTGGGAAATCAGTAACTTCTATCCTGATTGGCGCGGCTATCCAGGATGGTTACATCAACGGCATGGATGCGCCCCTCATCGACTATATCCATGAGCTAAAAGGCAGCGCCTACGACGGCGTAACCGTCCGACAACTCTTGACCATGACTTCGGGGGTCAAGTGGAGTGAGGATTACACGGACCCGAACTCGGACGACGCCCTGCTGATGACGGCCCCTTTCATAGACGGCGTCAACCCCGGCGTCGCTTACATGCGCCGTCTGCCCAGAATCCACCGGCCCGGGGCCAAGTTCGACTACAAGACCGGCGATTCCCATCTGGCCGGGGTCTTAGTTTCCAAGGCGGCCGGGAAGTCGATGTCAGAGTACCTCTCAGACAAGCTCTGGCGGCCCTTTGGGATGGAACAGGACGCATTCTGGGTGGTAGATCCAGCAGGCCAAGAGTACGGCGGCGGCGGTTTCATCACGACGCTGCGCGATTACGCTCGCATCGGGCAATTCATGCTGGACGGTGGTAGGGCCGGCGCCATCCAGGTGCTGTCGCCCGGTTGGTTGGCGGAGGCAACCCGCGCTCATTTGACCTTCTCACCCACGAGTACGGGAGCGACGGGTTATGGTTATCACTGGTGGATTTACAAGGACGCCTACGCGGCGCTGGGCCACGCCGGCCAGGCGATCTTTGTCTATCCGAAGGACAAGATCGTCATCGCGATCAACTCTGCGTGGCCTGAACCCAACCTGCCCGAGTATGGCCAGGCCCAGGCTGCCTTCGTCGAGGCCCTCCATGCAGCGGCTGTGGCGCAGCCTGAAGGCCCCGCGCGCAATGCTTGGTGA
- a CDS encoding transposase, whose product MDNLTGLGLDRGICRLFIIDGAKALPKAIRQTFGGHTAIQRCQIHKSRIVERLSGHLHATIRKAA is encoded by the coding sequence GTGGACAACCTGACTGGCCTTGGGCTCGATCGTGGAATCTGCCGCCTCTTCATTATCGATGGTGCGAAGGCGCTGCCGAAGGCGATCCGCCAAACCTTCGGCGGTCACACGGCGATCCAACGGTGTCAGATCCACAAGAGCCGCATCGTCGAGCGCCTGTCGGGACATCTGCATGCGACGATCCGCAAGGCTGCGTGA
- a CDS encoding TauD/TfdA family dioxygenase, with amino-acid sequence MSETMAVENVIPRADIVKHTDRLGAEIKNIALSDDLPDDIIVAFNRLLLEHKVIFFRDQGHLDDAQQQRFVLRPTESHKHNGFPIPCGCSQITSGL; translated from the coding sequence ATGAGTGAAACAATGGCTGTTGAAAATGTCATTCCGCGAGCCGACATCGTCAAGCACACGGACCGGCTTGGTGCCGAAATCAAGAACATTGCGCTGTCGGACGATTTGCCTGACGATATCATCGTAGCGTTCAACCGGCTTCTGCTAGAGCATAAGGTCATCTTCTTCCGCGATCAGGGACATCTCGACGATGCACAGCAGCAGCGTTTTGTGCTCCGGCCTACCGAATCCCACAAACACAATGGGTTCCCGATCCCCTGCGGATGCTCGCAGATAACCTCTGGGCTGTGA
- a CDS encoding ISNCY-like element ISBj12 family transposase: MGWLSMATRKELTAAAGVRYRRSDRAKKARILDEFVDITGFHRKHAMRLLRNQEGVHPGRRARRRIYNEAEHTALVLLWEASDRICGKRLKALMPALIEAMERYGHLDLAPEIRTKLLAMSAATIDRALVRVREKLGRKRRRHAGHSLRRSIPIRTSADWNDPAPGFVEADLVAHSGPSARGSFIQTLVLTDIATGWTECAPLIVREQTLVSTVLTELRKQLPFALLGFDTDNDTVFMNETLKAYCEAANIVFTRCRPYRKNDQAFVEQKNGAVVRRMVGYRRFEGLEAAKLLAELYRSARLFVNFFQPSFKLLAKQRDGARVRKTYSAPATPHQRLSADARTPDAVRHHLQEIYTALDPVTLLRDIRDVQERLAALADIQPSAHPAAASQSIDRFLASLRTAWKDGATRPTDRPIVKAKRGRRRPDPLIRATSDLRKWFEAEPWRTGSELLSRLQVEYPGDYPNKLLRTLQRRLKSWRSEQANALLFASEKMPPGHEVTTPQ; this comes from the coding sequence ATGGGGTGGCTAAGCATGGCAACGCGGAAGGAACTGACGGCGGCGGCAGGCGTGCGCTATCGGCGGTCGGATCGCGCGAAGAAGGCGCGGATATTGGACGAGTTCGTCGACATCACCGGATTCCATCGGAAGCATGCGATGCGTCTACTTCGAAACCAGGAAGGCGTACATCCGGGCCGACGGGCGCGACGTCGGATATATAATGAAGCAGAACACACCGCACTCGTGCTGCTTTGGGAGGCGTCAGACCGCATCTGCGGGAAGCGACTGAAAGCATTAATGCCCGCGCTGATTGAGGCGATGGAACGGTACGGGCACCTCGACCTTGCCCCTGAGATTCGCACCAAACTTTTGGCGATGAGCGCTGCGACGATCGACCGCGCCTTGGTGCGGGTTCGAGAAAAATTGGGTCGCAAGCGCCGGCGGCACGCGGGGCATTCCCTGCGTCGCAGTATTCCAATACGGACTTCGGCAGATTGGAATGATCCGGCGCCGGGATTCGTCGAGGCCGACCTTGTAGCGCATAGCGGTCCATCTGCGCGCGGCAGCTTCATCCAGACCCTCGTGCTCACCGACATTGCTACCGGCTGGACAGAGTGCGCACCTCTGATCGTGCGCGAACAGACGCTGGTGAGCACGGTGCTGACGGAATTGCGCAAGCAATTGCCTTTTGCGCTGCTCGGCTTCGACACGGACAATGACACCGTGTTCATGAATGAGACGTTGAAGGCCTACTGCGAGGCGGCCAACATTGTCTTCACGCGTTGCCGTCCCTACCGGAAGAATGACCAGGCGTTCGTCGAGCAAAAGAACGGCGCCGTCGTGCGCAGGATGGTCGGCTATCGTAGGTTCGAAGGCCTGGAGGCGGCCAAGCTACTGGCGGAACTCTATCGGTCAGCGCGGCTGTTCGTAAACTTCTTCCAACCTTCGTTCAAACTGTTAGCCAAGCAGCGCGACGGTGCTCGTGTACGTAAGACATACAGCGCGCCGGCAACACCCCACCAGCGCCTGTCAGCGGACGCCCGCACGCCTGATGCGGTCCGCCACCATCTCCAGGAAATCTATACCGCTCTCGATCCGGTCACGTTGTTGCGCGACATCCGCGACGTGCAGGAGCGCCTCGCGGCGCTCGCGGATATCCAACCATCCGCCCATCCTGCTGCGGCATCACAATCGATTGATCGCTTCCTGGCAAGCCTGCGAACGGCCTGGAAGGACGGCGCCACGCGCCCGACGGATCGGCCAATCGTGAAGGCTAAAAGGGGCCGGCGTCGTCCCGATCCGCTTATCCGGGCAACGTCAGATTTGAGAAAATGGTTTGAAGCCGAGCCTTGGCGGACCGGCAGCGAACTGCTCTCGCGCCTGCAGGTGGAATATCCTGGAGACTATCCGAACAAGCTTCTTCGAACCCTTCAACGTCGGTTGAAATCCTGGCGCAGCGAGCAAGCGAATGCGCTGCTGTTTGCTTCAGAAAAAATGCCGCCAGGGCATGAGGTCACAACACCCCAATGA
- a CDS encoding M16 family metallopeptidase, with product MTYPFLRRVAFSLATGAALALATVSPSQAAAKIQHLTSPGGIEAWFVQDATVPLIAMEYSFAGGSAQDPKDKSGVANLVGDLLDEGSGDLDSKTFHERLDRRAIELSFSATRDTFRGSLRMLRDNKDEAFDLLRSALTSPHFDTADVERIRSQVISGLRRETTNPSSLASRKFLEVAFGDHPYGRQTNGTLDSVPTITVADMKDYVGRVIAKDGLKIAVVGDVDPATLGKLLDHTFGSLPAKANLTPVADVEAAKPPQRAFVPLDVPQTVITFGGPGVKRSDPNFMAAYVVNHILGGGGLSSRLYHEVREKRGLAYSVFESLLWMEHSAVFIGNTGTRADRAGDTIDAIDKEVRRIAEEGPTQKELGEAKSYLKGSQMLALDTSSKLAQALLQYQQDKLPIDYIEKRNALVDAVTLDDAKVAAKRLWGQGLLTVVVGRAPQAAAQPAATAPKSN from the coding sequence GTGACCTATCCCTTCCTTCGACGCGTTGCATTCTCGCTTGCCACCGGCGCGGCGCTCGCGCTGGCTACGGTCTCGCCGTCACAGGCGGCCGCAAAAATCCAGCACCTGACTTCGCCGGGCGGAATCGAAGCCTGGTTCGTACAGGACGCGACGGTGCCGCTGATCGCGATGGAATATTCCTTTGCCGGCGGCTCGGCGCAGGATCCCAAGGACAAGTCCGGCGTCGCCAATCTGGTCGGCGACCTCCTCGACGAAGGCTCCGGCGATCTCGACTCCAAGACCTTCCATGAGCGGCTCGACCGCCGCGCCATCGAGCTCTCCTTCAGCGCCACCCGCGATACGTTCCGCGGCAGCCTGCGCATGCTGCGCGACAACAAGGACGAGGCCTTCGACCTGCTCAGGAGCGCGCTGACCTCGCCGCATTTCGACACCGCCGACGTCGAGCGCATCCGCTCACAGGTCATCTCGGGCCTGCGCCGCGAAACCACCAATCCGTCCTCGCTGGCGAGCCGAAAATTCCTGGAGGTCGCGTTCGGCGACCATCCCTATGGCCGGCAGACCAATGGCACGCTGGACAGCGTGCCGACCATCACGGTCGCCGACATGAAGGATTATGTCGGCCGCGTGATTGCGAAGGACGGGCTGAAGATCGCGGTGGTCGGCGACGTCGATCCGGCGACGCTTGGCAAGCTGCTCGACCACACTTTTGGTAGCCTGCCCGCGAAGGCCAATCTCACGCCAGTCGCCGACGTCGAGGCGGCAAAACCGCCGCAGCGCGCCTTCGTGCCGCTCGACGTGCCGCAGACCGTCATCACCTTCGGCGGACCCGGCGTGAAGCGCAGCGATCCGAACTTCATGGCCGCCTATGTCGTCAACCACATCCTGGGCGGCGGCGGGTTGTCCTCGCGGCTCTATCACGAGGTGCGCGAGAAGCGCGGGCTGGCTTATTCCGTGTTCGAATCGCTGCTCTGGATGGAGCATTCGGCGGTCTTCATCGGCAACACCGGCACCCGCGCCGACCGGGCCGGCGACACCATCGACGCCATCGACAAGGAAGTGCGCCGCATCGCCGAGGAGGGCCCGACGCAGAAGGAGCTCGGCGAAGCCAAGTCCTACCTCAAGGGCTCGCAGATGCTGGCGCTCGACACCTCCTCCAAGCTCGCCCAGGCGCTGCTGCAGTACCAGCAGGACAAGCTGCCGATCGACTATATCGAGAAGCGCAATGCCCTCGTCGATGCGGTGACGCTGGATGATGCCAAGGTCGCCGCCAAGCGGCTCTGGGGCCAGGGCCTGCTGACGGTCGTCGTCGGCCGCGCCCCGCAGGCCGCCGCGCAACCGGCGGCCACGGCGCCGAAGTCGAACTGA
- a CDS encoding M16 family metallopeptidase encodes MRAFLIDGASAETLAKSMPLTSFTLGNGLQVVVIPDHRTPVVTQMIWYKVGSADEEPGKSGLAHFLEHLMFKGTEKHPRGEFSQNVFRVGGNDNASTSVDGTNYYQRVPKEQLPTMMEFEADRMTGLILKNEDVLPERDVVLEEYNMRVANSPGARLNEQIERALYLNHPYGRPIIGWRQEIEKLDREDALAFYRRFYAPNNAILVIAGDVEAADIRPLVERNFGAIPAQPAIPARRVRPQEPEPAAPRTVTLADPLVEQPSLRRYYLAPSATTAAAGESAALDVLAQLMGSGSNSYLYRALVVDKPLAVSASASYSSISLDPTQFSISAAPKPGVSFAEVEQVIDGVIADIAQNPIRAEDLERVKTQLIAEAIYAQDDQAVLASWYGGALTTGLSIEDIRSWPDRIRAVTAEQVRAVAQKWLEKKRSVTGYLIKDTSAAKREEKRS; translated from the coding sequence ATGCGCGCCTTCTTAATAGATGGCGCCTCAGCCGAGACTCTTGCGAAGTCCATGCCCCTCACCAGCTTTACGCTTGGCAACGGCCTGCAGGTGGTCGTAATCCCTGACCATCGGACACCGGTGGTGACGCAGATGATCTGGTACAAAGTGGGGTCCGCAGATGAGGAGCCGGGCAAATCCGGGCTCGCCCATTTTCTCGAACACCTGATGTTTAAGGGCACGGAGAAGCACCCGCGCGGCGAATTCTCCCAAAACGTGTTTCGGGTCGGCGGCAACGATAACGCCTCGACCTCGGTCGACGGCACCAACTACTACCAGCGCGTGCCGAAGGAGCAGTTGCCGACCATGATGGAGTTCGAGGCCGATCGCATGACCGGCCTGATCCTCAAGAATGAGGACGTGCTGCCGGAACGCGACGTCGTGCTCGAAGAGTACAACATGCGGGTCGCCAACAGCCCCGGAGCGCGGTTGAACGAACAGATCGAGAGAGCGCTCTATCTCAATCACCCCTATGGACGGCCGATCATCGGTTGGCGGCAAGAGATCGAGAAGCTCGATCGCGAGGACGCGCTGGCCTTCTACCGCCGCTTCTACGCGCCGAACAACGCGATCCTGGTGATCGCCGGCGACGTGGAAGCCGCCGACATCCGTCCGCTGGTCGAGCGCAATTTCGGCGCCATTCCGGCCCAGCCCGCGATACCGGCGCGCCGCGTGCGCCCGCAGGAGCCCGAGCCCGCCGCCCCGCGCACCGTCACGCTGGCCGACCCGCTCGTGGAGCAGCCGAGCCTGCGCCGCTACTATCTGGCACCTTCCGCAACGACGGCCGCAGCCGGCGAGAGCGCAGCCCTCGACGTGCTGGCGCAGCTGATGGGCAGCGGCAGCAATTCCTATCTCTACCGCGCCCTCGTGGTCGACAAGCCGCTCGCGGTCTCCGCCAGCGCCAGCTATTCGAGCATCTCGCTCGACCCGACCCAGTTCTCGATCTCGGCCGCGCCGAAGCCCGGCGTCAGCTTTGCCGAGGTGGAGCAGGTGATCGACGGCGTCATCGCAGACATCGCGCAGAACCCGATCCGCGCCGAGGACCTGGAGCGGGTGAAGACCCAGCTCATTGCGGAAGCGATCTACGCCCAGGACGATCAGGCCGTGCTGGCGAGCTGGTATGGCGGCGCCCTGACCACAGGCCTGTCGATCGAGGACATCAGGAGTTGGCCGGACCGCATCCGCGCGGTCACCGCCGAACAGGTGCGCGCCGTCGCGCAGAAATGGCTCGAGAAGAAGCGTTCGGTGACGGGCTATCTGATCAAGGACACCAGTGCCGCCAAGCGCGAGGAGAAGCGTTCGTGA
- a CDS encoding IS3 family transposase (programmed frameshift) — translation MKRARFTEEQIIAVLKEHEAGAKTADLARKHGVSEATIYNWKAKFGGMDVSEAKRLRALEEENGKLKKLLAEQMLDAAALRELLFKKMVGPAAKRAAIAHLQAVMSLSERRACSIVGADRKMIRYRSSRPPEAVLRGRLRDLANERRRFGYRRLFVLLRREGEPSGINRIYRLYREEGLTVRKRRARRKAVGTRAPILVEARPNARWSLDFVHDQFANGRRFRILNIVDDVTKECLGAIPETSISGRRVARELTAIVQRRGKPGMIVSDHGTEFTCNAMLAWCKDAAIDWHFIAPGKPMQNGFVESFNGRMRDELLNETLFFDLDDARTKIANWVADYNLQRPHSSLKYLPPAAYAAHLTATDDRLRNPDQLRRSSVAPSAPLGVQNLKTLTAAG, via the exons ATGAAGCGAGCAAGGTTCACGGAAGAGCAGATTATCGCGGTATTGAAGGAGCATGAGGCTGGGGCGAAGACAGCCGACCTGGCTCGCAAGCACGGTGTTTCCGAGGCGACGATCTACAATTGGAAGGCCAAATTCGGCGGCATGGACGTTTCCGAGGCGAAGCGGCTGAGGGCCCTGGAGGAGGAGAACGGGAAGCTGAAGAAGCTTCTGGCCGAGCAGATGCTCGATGCGGCCGCACTTCGCGAGCTCCTTT TCAAAAAAATGGTAGGGCCCGCCGCCAAGCGCGCTGCGATCGCGCATCTGCAGGCCGTCATGAGCCTGTCGGAACGGCGGGCCTGCTCGATTGTGGGGGCGGATCGGAAGATGATCCGCTATCGCTCCAGCCGCCCGCCGGAGGCAGTTCTGCGTGGCCGATTGCGCGATCTCGCCAACGAGCGGCGGCGTTTCGGCTATCGCCGGTTGTTCGTCTTGCTGCGGCGGGAGGGCGAGCCATCGGGGATCAACCGGATCTACCGGCTTTACCGCGAGGAAGGGCTCACCGTCCGCAAGCGGCGGGCTCGCCGCAAGGCGGTGGGGACCCGGGCCCCGATCCTGGTCGAGGCGAGGCCGAACGCGCGCTGGTCGCTGGATTTCGTCCACGACCAGTTCGCCAATGGCCGACGCTTCCGCATCCTCAACATCGTCGACGACGTCACCAAGGAATGCCTGGGCGCCATTCCGGAGACGTCGATCTCGGGGCGGCGCGTGGCCCGCGAACTGACGGCAATCGTCCAGCGACGCGGCAAGCCAGGAATGATCGTGTCCGACCATGGCACCGAATTCACCTGCAACGCCATGCTCGCTTGGTGCAAGGACGCAGCCATCGATTGGCACTTCATTGCGCCGGGAAAGCCGATGCAGAACGGCTTCGTCGAGAGCTTCAATGGCCGGATGCGCGATGAGCTACTCAACGAGACCCTGTTCTTCGATCTCGATGACGCCCGCACCAAGATCGCCAACTGGGTCGCCGACTACAATCTCCAGCGTCCCCACTCGTCGCTGAAATACCTGCCCCCCGCGGCCTACGCCGCCCACCTCACCGCAACGGACGATCGGCTGCGCAACCCCGACCAGCTCCGCCGATCGTCCGTTGCTCCATCCGCGCCACTTGGCGTACAAAACCTCAAGACTCTAACTGCCGCTGGATGA
- a CDS encoding ABC transporter ATP-binding protein, whose protein sequence is MTSQDDKRPAAIGLVLPFALEHWLKQPVRAAIILVGFLGATVADLFMPVYSGRLVDALTSGPSDQAARHAALIAFAGILALGLLSIMLRFTGLQAIVPFTLKTMSDVARGAFMRVQRFSTDWHANSFAGSTVRKITRGMWALDLLNNSILMALLPSLAVLVGSTILLGLHWPELGAVIGLGAAIYVAITTALTIGYIAPAARVSNAWDSKLSGTLADALTCNTVAKSFGAEAREDARLDGVVRRWRARVQRTWLRSNGTSTVQLVMLLCFRASVIGGAILLWIAGRASPGDVTYVLTSYYIIHAYLREVGMHINNLQRSVNDMEELVAIYGEPIGIVDAPDAKPIDIHGGMITFEDVTFRYDSDRVPLYDGLSINICAGERIGLVGRSGSGKTTFVKLLQRLYDVSGGRILIDGQDIALATQRSLRSQIAIVEQEPILFHRSLAENIAYGRPGASMAAIKQAARLANAHDFIIRSPKGYGTLVGERGVNLSGGERQRVALARAFLADAPVLILDEATSSLDSESEALIQEAMERLMKDRTSIVIAHRLSTVRGLDRILVFDRGEIVEQGTHPALIVQPGGIYRSLFERQAIEFGPLSAEGEPNTPLAASP, encoded by the coding sequence ATGACCAGTCAAGATGACAAACGACCCGCCGCAATCGGCTTGGTTCTCCCGTTTGCGTTGGAGCACTGGCTGAAGCAGCCAGTCCGTGCCGCGATCATCCTCGTTGGCTTCTTAGGGGCGACGGTCGCTGACCTGTTCATGCCGGTCTATTCCGGCCGTCTGGTGGATGCATTGACGTCGGGCCCCTCCGACCAAGCGGCGCGACATGCGGCACTGATTGCGTTCGCTGGTATCCTCGCCCTTGGTCTGCTCTCGATTATGTTGCGGTTTACGGGCTTGCAGGCGATCGTGCCGTTCACGCTGAAGACAATGTCGGATGTGGCCCGTGGGGCCTTCATGCGCGTGCAGCGCTTCTCAACCGACTGGCACGCTAACTCGTTCGCCGGCTCGACCGTGCGCAAGATCACCCGCGGCATGTGGGCGCTCGACCTGCTTAACAATTCCATCCTGATGGCGTTGTTGCCGTCGCTCGCGGTGCTCGTGGGCTCGACGATCCTGCTCGGCCTGCATTGGCCCGAGCTCGGCGCCGTGATCGGCCTCGGCGCAGCGATCTATGTTGCCATCACGACGGCATTGACGATCGGCTACATCGCGCCGGCGGCGCGGGTCTCCAACGCCTGGGACAGCAAACTCAGCGGCACGCTAGCGGACGCGCTCACTTGCAATACTGTGGCGAAATCTTTCGGTGCTGAGGCGCGTGAGGATGCGCGGCTTGACGGTGTCGTCAGACGCTGGCGGGCGAGGGTGCAGCGCACCTGGCTGCGGTCCAACGGCACGAGTACGGTGCAGCTCGTGATGCTCTTGTGCTTTCGTGCTTCGGTGATCGGCGGCGCCATCCTGCTGTGGATAGCGGGGCGCGCCTCTCCGGGCGACGTCACCTATGTGTTGACAAGCTATTACATCATCCACGCCTATTTGCGCGAAGTAGGGATGCACATCAACAATCTGCAGCGCTCGGTGAACGATATGGAGGAACTGGTTGCCATCTATGGCGAGCCGATCGGAATTGTCGATGCCCCCGACGCCAAGCCGATCGACATTCACGGTGGGATGATCACGTTCGAGGACGTCACCTTCCGTTATGACAGCGATCGCGTGCCGCTCTACGACGGATTGTCGATCAACATCTGCGCCGGCGAGCGGATCGGTCTGGTCGGCCGCTCCGGCTCCGGCAAGACCACGTTCGTCAAGCTGCTTCAGCGGCTCTACGACGTCTCCGGCGGCCGGATCCTGATCGACGGGCAGGACATCGCGCTGGCCACGCAACGATCGTTGCGCAGCCAGATCGCGATCGTGGAGCAGGAGCCGATCCTGTTTCACCGCTCGCTGGCTGAAAACATCGCCTATGGCCGACCCGGCGCCAGCATGGCGGCGATCAAACAGGCGGCGAGGCTCGCCAATGCGCATGACTTCATCATACGATCGCCGAAGGGCTACGGCACACTGGTGGGTGAGCGCGGCGTAAATCTGTCGGGCGGCGAGCGGCAGCGCGTTGCGCTGGCGCGCGCGTTCCTTGCCGATGCGCCAGTGTTGATCCTGGACGAGGCGACGTCGAGCCTGGATTCGGAATCGGAAGCGCTGATCCAAGAGGCGATGGAACGGCTGATGAAGGACCGCACCTCGATCGTAATCGCGCACCGCCTGTCGACTGTGCGCGGCCTCGACCGCATCCTGGTGTTCGATCGCGGCGAGATCGTCGAGCAGGGCACGCATCCGGCACTCATCGTGCAACCCGGTGGCATCTATCGCAGTTTGTTCGAGCGGCAGGCCATCGAGTTCGGTCCGCTCTCGGCGGAAGGGGAGCCTAATACACCGCTGGCCGCATCTCCGTAG